The Meriones unguiculatus strain TT.TT164.6M chromosome 18, Bangor_MerUng_6.1, whole genome shotgun sequence genome segment TCTCCCCAGTGCAGCTCCATGGGCAAGAAGCCTGATACCCCGAGGGGTAAGAAGACACGGGGCGGCGGTGTCCTGTTTCTCTATTCAAGAATTCCATTTCTCTAAGTCTCGAATTCTGGAAGTAACATCAACATTTGTGGCTGACCACTTCTGGTTCTGCATTTCTCCGGAGGCCCAGAGACCACTGGGTTGGAAGTGTGCACTTCTCCATTGGAGGGAAGGCCCAAGCACTGAGGGTTCCTAAGTGAACACGGAATGAGGTCCATGCCACAAGATCTTTGGTGCAGCCAGGGTGTTCGGGACAAGATTTTCTCAGCAGTAAGTGTTATCGCTTGTTTAGCTGGCAGTCCTTACTGCCAGCACCAGGCTAGGTGGTAGTGAGGAGCTCAGAGCTCTGAAACCAAGCTAGGTGGTAATGGGGGCCCGGCCTGATTCATGTGGCTGCTTCAGAAACAGCTGGCAGCAGGAGCTCGGGGCTGGGAAACTGAGTCAGGTGGCAACAGAGGCCTGACTTGACTCAGGCAAATGGAGTGGCTGTCAGCTTACTCCTGCAGGTGGGCACTGTGGTGGGCAGAGTGGCACAAAAGACGGCGGCAGCAGTGATCCTCATCAACTCACCGACAGACAGCAGAAGCTCAAGGTGGTGGGGCGAGCGCCACCAATGACCACAGTGGTTCTGTGGTGACTGCCTGGCTGTCAGTTAAGTCCAGCCATGAATTCTGGTGCTACAGCTCAGCATAAACAGCCAATCTCAGACATCCTTCGGTGAAGTAGATGGTGCTTGCCGCTTTATTTCATGTAAACCAGGGATGTATAAGCCTTGGGCAGTGGGGAGGGGCTTTAGGATGAATGTGCCTCACTGCCCGGGACTAGGGTACTGGCAATGCTCTATTACATGTGGAAAGATAACAGGTGACTAGCTCATGTGACTGAGCACCTGTGGCCACCTGGGGCTTGTGTCACGTGCTCCTGAGGCAGGCACAGAAATAGGAGAGAACTTTGTCTCACACGTTCCATTCTCCAGGATGAGATTTTCAATCTCACGTCTGAGATTTGAATATGCTCTGCCTCGGCAGTTCTGTGCCGGTTCCTCTGGAGGCACGGTCCACAAACCCCACAACCTGTTTCCGTCCGCCTCGTAGCAGAGGCCTGAATTAATTTTGGAGCCCAAGGTGCCTTACAGATGTGTAAGGCACTCTGAAATCTACACACTGGTTTCCCTAGTGCCTAAGAAGATGCCAGGTCTGCTTCCTAGGGTAGACCCTTCAGTCAGAGCAGCACAGGTGACACATCGGTGCATAAAGAAACTTCCAGTGGATTGACCCTCACAGAGGCTCCTCGCAAAGCTGCAAGCATCAAGCGAGAAAAAGGGAAATACCCATTTCAATCAGTGATTTCTGGAAAGCATGATGCATTTGCCCACCCCTTTACAGAGCCTCCTGCTCTTTGTGCACCCTGGAAAGCCAGCCTGTGGGTTCCAGGTCAAATCCCTGATCCCAGCCAAAGTCTTCTTTAGTCTCCTAAACTGTAGCAATCCCTTAGGTTTCACTGACTTGCTCTTTTTGCAAGAACAGATCAAACCCTTCAAAACACTTTCTTCAGTTTGGGCTTGTCTGAGGTTCCCTGAGCAGATTCAGATGCagtatttgtttctcttctggCTAGATTCAACCCAGGGTCTCCCCCTAAGTGCTCTACTGAGCCACCCCACCTGTATCAGGTATGGTTTTAGATTTTCGATTTATTGCTTTTGAGACATTCTCAGCATATAGCTGAGGCCAGCCCTGAGCTCACGCTGTATCCTATTTGGGCCTGAAGCACAGCCTCcctgctggattacaggcaggtgccaccagGCCTGCTCCAGGTCAGCTCTCCCGACACTTGAAACCGGTGCTGCAGCTCAACCATGTCTGTTGTCCCGTTACTAAGGGCATTCACTCTCATCTTTGGGCCAGGGGGTAACCCCAACATTCTTGCCTCTAAGGGTACTGATCCCATTTTTtagtgttgttttggtttttcaaaacagtttctctgtgtagccctagttgtcctggaacttgctctgaagaccaggctggcctcagactcagagattctgcctgtctctccagggtgctgggattaaagacatgtgccacccaGCTGTGATCCCCATTTTTAGTGATCAAGTGATCAGGGAAAGGTATACTGTCAGCCTGTTCTCCATTGTCTTTTCATTCTCTAGTTTTACATCTCCGGATTGTTTGGAAGTCTTTGCTCAGACTGTTTATTTCTAACTATGCCTGACCTTGAGGGCTTTATGTTTTGATCTTTAACATGGTTGaggatatttcttttatttatatataccaACTTACTATTTGTGGACCTAGGGAACTGCTGGTCTGTGCTTACTGTTGGCCTCTTCTTGGGCCTATCTAAGGCTGAAGTttgctctgcctgcctgcacTTTCCCAGGACCACAAGAAATGGAGGACTGCCAAAGGACTGCCAAAGGCTTAGAATACCATTTTGAGTCCACTAAGCACTGATTCCCACTGCCAGATGCTGCCTCTCTCCAACTTCAGGCAAAATCGTTGCTGCTCTAAACACTCATGGCCCTTTAAGCTGAAAAGGCCAGGCTGAAACTGCTCTGACCTTGCCACTATAAATCAGGTGACTGCTCTTGAGAGGGAGGAGTTCTGGCCACTTTTTCACCTGCCTTCCCTCAGGACAGAAATCAGGAGTGTTAGTAATGTCCAGTTATAGCTCTAGCCTCATCTAGAGCAATCAGTGGAAGAAAGAACTCTATCTCCAAGGAACACTACCCTTGAGCATGTGGTTTCTGAATCCCAGGAGAGAGGCAAATCCCTGCATGGGCCTCGGAGTACAGCACAGTTGGAGAACACCTGCCAAGCATAAACAAGGCCTGCGTTCTGTTTCCAGTACTGAAGGGGAAAGGGTTGGCACATGGCAAGATTTCAGAGTTCTGAGCCCCAAGAATTTCCTAGAAACCACTTGCCACAAAGCATAGAATTTCTGTCTCCAATGATAACCTTCTGGAAATAGAAACTGTTACCAGGTTCTCACTCTGCTATCTCTTCTGCTGCTTACATTCAGCATAAATTAATTTGAAAGAGACAGGCAGTACATAGCATAGATGGTCAGACTGTgataaagaaaagagaacttgATAAAGATAAACACACTCAAGGGAGAAAGTGGGCAATGCTTGGACTGACATTGCAAGAGGCTTTACACTGGTTGTTAAAGTGTGTGGGGCATAGGAGAGGTCCACCACCCGATATCCATCCTGTGGGTGGATATGGATCTAGCTacataaacaaaacacaacaaaaagccaaccaaacaaaaaaaccactgtGCATGTACATAATTGTTCTTTATCATTCTGAGAccagggtcttgctatgttaGCCAGGCTACTTAGCAACGCACCCCAACACCCAAGTTTTCTGATTGATTTCACCTCCTGACCTTCTACCCTGgcccttaaaaaacaaacaaacaaaaaattaattaagaaattatACAGTGCCACAAAACactgtaaaggtcagaggacagtctgGGTGTCcatctctgccttctgccttgtGTCTCTTCTACACCGTTTGCCACCACGTACATCAGGGGAGCTGGCCCACAGTATCATCCTGTCCCCGCCCCCTTCTAACCACAGAAgccctggaattacagatgcaGGCACTGAGCCAGGCTTGAGCAGTTGTGCAAATTCGAACTCATGCTTGTACTTTAAGTGTGTTTTGACCCACTGATCCTTCTCCccaaccctgaaaaaaaaaaaaaaaagtgacaaccTGAGAATTGCTGGGAGGTAGAGGTCCCATGTAGATTCCAGGCAGGAATGATGAACATCCTCTGGGAAGAATGTTTGGGAACTTTGGGGAATCAAGGTGCTTGGTCCAGAGTGCGACCCTGGGAGATGGCAGACCTTTCAGAGGTGGTTACGCCAATCCATACACCTGAATTCAGAGCTCCTTGCTGCTGGACACTTACAGGTGCCAAGGAACAGACAAGTgaatcttggggctggagaggtggctcagtggtaaacaGCACattctgttcttgcagaggacccggttcaattcccagcacccacatggtagctcacaaccatctgtaactccagttccaggggttcagacaccctcttctgacctctggggacactgcacatgcatacacacacaggaaatactcagacacataaaataaagtataaagagaaaaggagggagtcCTTACGCTACACTCCATTCAAAGAGGCTCAGTCTGAAAAGGCAGGGAATTATCATTCTCCAAGTCTGTCTTCCCCGCATCTTTAGCAGGTTGATTACACGGGAAGGGGAAACAAGGGCAATCAATCGTTCCCAAGTGCAGTCTATTCTCACTCAAGTGGCTGGCCTTCAGTCTGAGAATCTACTCTTCCCTCACTCTGTGTGTGGGATACAGGGCGTTTTCACCTACACAAAGGCCATAATGTCTTGCATTCATCCTGAGACATCAGGATTGACggttaaggggctggagaaatggctcagtggtaaagagcactgactgctcttccagtggacctaggttcaattcccagcacctacatggcagctcacaactgtctgtaactccaagatctgacatcctcacacagacatacatacatgcaggcaaaaacaaatgtacataaaataaataatttaaaaaacattgagggttaactcagaaaaaaacagTAGCTGGGTATATGTGCATTTTCCTTCCAAAGATGTAGAAATATGCTCTTACCACATAAAATATGGATATAAAGAACCCATAGCTGTCATCTATTTCCTATGAAGTCATGACTGGTTCCTATCTATTCCTCAGCTTCCCATGTGGCcagcttttcttctctcttttcctctccccaaTCTCTTCATGCCCATGCTCCTATCACTGAATTCCTACTCGCCATGAAGGTATCACCAAAGCCAAGCTGATGCCAGCACCATACTTGAACCTCAAAACTGGGaattaaataaaccttttaatttcattataatctcatgTATCATGTATTTCACAATAGTGTCTGATAACTGACAAATAGAAGGATTCTATAATAATCAATTATGAGGGTTTTTCCTCGATTGATCTGTAGGACTGTCCACTTAAATGTTAGCTGGCTGTAACCAAATGCTTGTTCCTTTGTGAACAAGCTTCGATGGAAACAGCGTGTTACATGCTTAGAGGGTAAagcaaaaggaagagaaacatGTTCTCAAACCCGAATGAGACTGACAATGCCATAGAAGCAGAAACGTAGAAATGTCTTGGAGACACACTGCTATGTGAGCTCCCGAGATGCTGAGGTGGCAGAGGGCAGCCTACCGAAGAGGATGGGGCAGCAGAAAGGGTTGTGAGATCCAACCCCATAGGGTGGATAATTTGGAACAACCCAAATGGCAAAGATGTGGAGCTCCATCGAGCCTCATTTTGCAGTCTGCAGGTCCTTTCCTTGGTTAAGCTAAACTGTATTTTCCTAGCAGAACTGCTCTGTGGGTCCTTACTCATTGTAAACAAGAGATCCATCTTCCAGAAGTAACTGCTCTTTTCTGAGCTTTCTAGCATCTGCCACATTTATGGGAGAGATTAGCAACAGGTGGCAGGCTAGGAGAGCCACCTACAGCACAACTCGATTGTCCCAGTGGAACAGTGAGACACAAGAGCTACTCAATGATCTAAGTtgggaaaatatttctgaaattaaaaaaggGCTTTACTTTACTTTGGAAAAAAATACATCATGTActggtgagacagctcagctCATAAAAGTGCCTGCCAGGAAAGCTTGCTGGCCTGAGCTTCGTCCTCAGgccccacagtggaaggagagacctgcCTCTGAAAGTCGCCCTCCAGACTGCTGGGCCTGTCTCTGTCTCAGGTAGTATCCGCAGTGGCCTACCACTTGTGACACATACCACAGCAAAAAGCAAGGACCACCAtccaaaggaagcagaaagaaatgaaactgAGGAGAATTGGAGGCCTCAAAAGGAAGCCTTTTGGGAGAGGACTTGAGCAAGTAGCAGGGACAAGGAGACCACAGGTCACCCCGCCAGATGCTCACTCACAAGAGGGCGCACAGAAAGAGAGGACAAAATCAGACAGCCACTGTTTTTACTTCAAAATAAGGCATCACCGGGGCCAGATACCTGACATCTGCCAGCCAGCAGACAAGAAAATCTGTTGTGCTCTCAGCTTGCCTGGCAGATACAGGCTTCAGCATATAAGGGGCTGCAGAATCCCCGTGTTCTGAGCTGTGGTGGAGCTGGGTGCAAAACAGTCCTTGCTGACAAAATCCTTGATGATTTGCAAAGGCAGGGGCTAGGGCTTGCTAGCACACTGGCCCAGCTCCCCAGCCTTGAAGGGAGTCTCAGGGACTCCTtttgtgctggggttatagacagAGAACATCTTGGCAGCCAGTACATGGCTCCAGTACAGGCAGCTGGTAGGGCTGAAAGGAAGGGAGTCAAGGACTAGCATGGTGGTCACGGCAGAGTCTAAGAGGtcacactgttcaggttcaggaTGTTCTGCAAGTCCAGTGTCCTGAGAACAGGCATAGACAGCCTTCCTCTGCTTTCTACTCAGGACTTTCCTGCCGGCTTGGCCAATCCATTTGTCCTGACTGTGGCCACACAGAGTGGGGAGCAGGCTAGGCAGGAGGCAGGTGCCAAACTTCCCCTTGCAGTATGCAATCTTTAGCTTCCCTCTTTGTCCTTTCAAGAAGCCTCATTCTGCTGAGGGGGTCAGCGGGGCCAAGCAGCACTGAATTCCTTCTCCAGATCCTGGACAAACTGATCATTGAGGAAAAGCAGCTGCCCGTGTGGCAGGAAGCGAGTAAGGATTCCCTCAATGCGGTCAGCCCGCAACAAGAAGTTGGTACCTGGTGTCAGCAGCCGGAGATGGTCAAGAAGGAGGCGGGCCAAGAGCCGGAGTGTGCTCTCAGCCAGCAGCAGGTTCTCATGGGTATCCAGCACCAGGGCAAAGCCCAAGGAGAGCACCCCCAACCATACTACTGTCTGTGGTTCGTGGAAAGGGTCCCCAGCGACCAGGTGGAAGGCTCCACGAGGGGCCTCATGCAGGGACACGGGCTCGTCCGAGAGCTGAGGCTGCAGGCCTGCGGAGGGACAGCCGGACGCTTGCTGCTGCAGCCTGCACAGCGACTCCACCTGTCTAGAGAGAAGTCAGGTCAGTGTGACAGCTGAGAGGCCCGGTAGGACCAcccaggcaccacacacacacacacacacacacacacacacacaggcacttcTGTCAACGTCACAACTTCCAGTATGGCTGGGAGCTGCTAATATCTCATATCTTGGGTAATGAACTTAGGCTTAGAAAGCTTAAGTGATCTGCCCAGGGACATGGAGCCAGGAAAATATGATTTGACATGGAAATCCAGGCTCCAGCCTGCATTATCTGAACTACTTTATTCTAAATGGTCAAGAGAAGAGGGAGTATGAACACAGCACCCCTGGCTGGGAAAAGGACTAGGGGTTAAGGTCTTGCCCCACAGAACCCTCCTCAAAAGGCAAATAAGCAATGAGAAAAGCAAGGTCGCCCAACAGGGCCCATCTGACCTCTCAACCTCTCATCCTTCTCCAAGCCACAGTGCCTGCCGTGCGACTGTTAAGGCTGCCTCTGTTGCTTCCTGAATAACCTTCTAGACTGGGCCAGTCGCAGACTGGCTTTAAAGCCACATGTTTAGCCAGGTATCATGATGAATGTCTATAATCCTAGTattgggaggctaaagcaggggGATCAGGTTATGGCCAGCCTGAAACACACAgagaggtggaggccagcctgagctagataAGTAGATAAGTaggctgtctcaaaataaaataaaagaagcaattAACTCTAAAAGGCcgttgtttggttttctgtgttGCAAGAGGGGAACAAAGTTGAGAATAAGGTGATGGCCGGAGCTGGCAGAGAGCTGCACACTTCATGTGGGTCTGAGATGGGAAGGTCCGGATCCAGCTAcctgtctttttttaataatttattttatcttatgtgcatcagtgtaaaggtgtcagatgccttggaactagagttacagacagttgtgagctgtcgtgTGGGTGCTATGTGGGTGCCCgggtcctttggaggagcaggtagggctcttaaccactaagccatctctccagcgccctaGCCAGCTGTCTTATATAGTGTTTTCCAATGCTGCTCTGCATCTCCGGCATTTTCCCTCTTAGGAAGATCTCCTGCCTGCCTATACTCTCAATTATGCCACTTTTTAGTCACATAACATTAGGCAGGCTAAGTTCCTTAAACACTCCGTATTTTAGTTTTTTCTTCTGTAAAGTGAAGATGATAACCATGGTCACCTCGGAAgactgtgaagattaaataataTACATAAAACTCCCAGAACATATGTGCAGTGCAGTCATTACTAACCACCACGAAAACATCATTCTTTCTTTAACTCTTTCTCATAGTGATTCTTATAAACAATGGTGGGAGGCTGATTTTTTAGTCTTCCTGCTTCACTGTCCTACTCCAGTGTCCCTCGTTGTCAGCTCTGTGTTTGATGAAGCTTGGGGCTGGGCTGTGTGATTACCTGGCCACAGCCAAAATCTGCTCCTTGCGGAAGAGCCTGTCCCTTGCTGCACCATGAGGCCGTGGATCCTGGGGTGACTTCTCAGCACCAAAGACACAGGAGTAAAGCACTCGGCAAAGGCCCGCATCATCCTCTGAATTCGGGGCCCTCAAGGTGTGGATGAGGAAGGCGTGGACCATGGCTCCAGGGTGGGGGCTCAAGAGAAGCCAGAAACCTACAAGGTGAAAGTGAAAGCCCTACTAAGGCACCCTCAAGGTGTGGCCAGGGAGTGTGACCGGAGATCGTTGTGATCACACTGATCACTGTCTAGATCCGCCTAGCCTCTGGATAAAGTACTGTCTGCATCACAGAACAAGGCCCTTGGCTGGAGATATCTCACACATCGCCAAACCTACTTCTTCAAAACTGTTGGGGAATCTCCAAAAGCATCAAGGTCATGAGAGTGCAGGAAAAACTGAGAACTGAAGGAGATCAGAGGCCACAGCTGAATGCAACGCCTGCTCCTGAAACAAAAATAACCCAGTCTCCATACTGTGCACCATTAAGACAACTTGAAGTATGGGGTGGGAGATGGGAAACTTGATCAGTGCCACTTGGTTTTGAATGCACGAAGGTGCCTttgtttaaaacacacacacaagaaaatagCTCTAAATGTATCTGCAACTGACTATGACCAGTTGGGAGAGAAGGTACCGAGGGGGTGGGCCAAACCTTATTCAAAGGGATCGATCCAGTTAactgaaattatttcaaaaataaagacaTGGGCGCACGTACCTGAAATCCTAgccctggggaggtagaggccaagaggatcaggaattcaagtcaGCCAGAGATACCTGGGGAGTGCCTGGCCGCTCTGGGAAACGTGAAACAGTGGCGGCTCCGGGGTCGCAAGGCTGAGGGGATACAGTGGTTAGGCACGGTTCAGGCTAAACATACCAAGAATTCAAAGTTACCCAACAGGAAAGTTTGCAAACCCGCTTCAGGAAAGGAACCCAGATTTGCAGGCCTTGACCTCTGGTCACCCTTCCGCCAACAGCCGAGTGCGTCATCACCCATGGCCACCATATCCCCCTCCCCTGTCGGCCCCACTTCCGTCACTGACTCGCGCGTGCAGCGCGGCGCACTGGACTCTGGGGGTTGTAGTGCGGGCGCAGCCCTGGGCCTGTGGTCCAAGCGTGGCGCTTCACTTCCCGAGGATGCACAGGCTTCTGACCAGCGGTCCCCTGGGCTTCAGGAGCGAACTGGGAGGTTCGGGGTTCCCGCGAGCGTCTTTGGAGGTGGTGGAGAGTCCTTTACTAGCGGCGGCCCGGCCATTGCAACGGCGGCCGCCAGAGGGCGCTGAGGCCGCCGGCGACCTTCACGGAACTTTCCACGGAGGCCTCCGCCCCCGCTAACCCCCAAGCTATGCTGTGCGCAGTACTAAGGACGAATTACAGGAACAGAGGCCTGACTGTTGAAACGATCATTCATGACTTTACCCCTGGATGTGATAACTTTGGAAGGAGATACCAATGTGTAGGCAGTTGTGAAGATTCTGAATTGTCGGTTCCTTCAGTGCGTTAAGGCTGGTCCTGGATTTGACATAGAGTCCCTTCTTTGTGGTACTGTGTATCCCTGGCATGTCCATCAGCTTTGTTGGGCCCTAGTGAAACCCTGGAGTGACAGCTGGAGCAAATGTTTAAGGCTATTTTCCCCCCTTTTGTAGCCGCTGCTTGACTCCTTGCAGGGAGGCTACCAAAAGTACTTAGAACTGAAGAGACCTGAAACTAAAGTTTGAACCAGGTGGTGCCAGGCATCAGCAATGGGGTGAAGATCCAGTCTGGAAACATGGCCCAAGAGGTGTTTGGGGCAAGGATGCACACACATTTCTCTACCTCCTGCGAGGCTTCCTTAAGTATGCCCCAGTGTTCTGTGCTTCAAAACCTGCACCATGGCAGTTACTTGAATACTGtctgatgacaaaaaaaaaaaaaaaaaaaaggaaaggaaaagaaaagaaaagcaaaaagaaagagcaGAGTGGTCCAGGCAGGGGTTCTGAAGAAAGGCGCTTATGAGAGGTTGCATCCTGTAGCCTTTAGGCCCTAAGAAGTGGAGCAGTTTGCAGGAGGAGAGGGTGGTGCACATGCTGTGCCTGTTTTGATCTCAGGTGCAACATAAAGATGCTGACAAAAGGATCGATCCAGAGGATTTGTGGGGTGCCAATCAGAGAGCCAGGGAATGATGTTG includes the following:
- the Ap5s1 gene encoding AP-5 complex subunit sigma-1 isoform X1, translated to MVHAFLIHTLRAPNSEDDAGLCRVLYSCVFGAEKSPQDPRPHGAARDRLFRKEQILAVARQVESLCRLQQQASGCPSAGLQPQLSDEPVSLHEAPRGAFHLVAGDPFHEPQTVVWLGVLSLGFALVLDTHENLLLAESTLRLLARLLLDHLRLLTPGTNFLLRADRIEGILTRFLPHGQLLFLNDQFVQDLEKEFSAAWPR
- the Ap5s1 gene encoding AP-5 complex subunit sigma-1 isoform X2, producing MVHAFLIHTLRAPNSEDDAGLCRVLYSCVFGAEKSPQDPRPHGAARDRLFRKEQILAVARWSRCAGCSSKRPAVPPQACSLSSRTSPCPCMRPLVEPSTWSLGTLSTNHRQ